In Janthinobacterium sp. J1-1, a single genomic region encodes these proteins:
- a CDS encoding TetR family transcriptional regulator C-terminal domain-containing protein, with the protein MERKSDATRAAIVETALALASQEGLEALSLGPLADAMKMSKSGVFTRFGSRSTLQMAVLQNYHGQFQRRVLQPALAARQGLPRLRALFSSSLAHIGEPRPAGCFYISCAAEYDDRPGPLRHELTSGVLAWRALFEQSVAQAVELGQLAASADKGQMVFEIYGLLLAVQHDMRLLERSGSVSQAQQAFEQLLLRHLADGAGS; encoded by the coding sequence ATGGAACGCAAATCGGACGCCACCCGCGCCGCCATCGTCGAGACGGCGCTGGCGCTGGCCAGCCAGGAAGGGCTGGAGGCCTTGTCGCTGGGGCCGCTGGCCGACGCCATGAAGATGAGCAAGAGCGGCGTGTTTACCCGCTTCGGCTCGCGCAGCACCCTGCAGATGGCGGTGCTGCAAAACTACCATGGGCAGTTCCAGCGCCGCGTGCTGCAGCCGGCGCTGGCCGCGCGCCAGGGTTTGCCGCGCCTGCGCGCGCTGTTTTCATCGAGCCTGGCGCATATCGGCGAACCGCGGCCGGCCGGCTGTTTCTATATCAGTTGCGCCGCCGAATACGACGACCGTCCCGGTCCGCTGCGCCATGAACTGACCAGCGGCGTGCTGGCCTGGCGCGCGCTGTTCGAGCAAAGCGTGGCGCAGGCGGTGGAACTGGGCCAGCTGGCCGCCAGTGCCGACAAGGGGCAGATGGTGTTCGAGATCTACGGCTTGCTGCTGGCGGTGCAGCACGACATGCGCCTGCTTGAGCGCAGCGGCAGCGTGTCGCAGGCGCAGCAGGCGTTCGAACAACTGCTGCTGCGTCATTTGGCCGATGGCGCCGGATCCTGA
- a CDS encoding DUF6622 family protein gives MQQLFSHTPLYVWAILAFLVYRGVLASRAREVTLRKLCIIPLVMLALSLSGVHGSFGFDGVAPFAWAAGALAGGLLAWSLTNPRKLAAFPERGTMQLAGSWLPLMLMMSIFCMKYAVAVSLAIHPAYAHATGFVLFVCAAYGCFSGIFLGGLLRTLAVYRQAQGQPWLRQDPAPSAK, from the coding sequence ATGCAACAGCTCTTCAGCCACACTCCCCTCTACGTCTGGGCCATCCTGGCTTTTCTCGTGTACCGCGGCGTGCTGGCCAGCCGTGCCCGTGAAGTGACCTTGCGCAAGCTGTGCATTATTCCGCTGGTGATGCTGGCCCTGTCGCTGTCCGGCGTGCATGGCAGCTTCGGTTTTGACGGCGTGGCGCCATTTGCTTGGGCGGCCGGTGCGCTGGCCGGCGGCCTGCTCGCCTGGTCGCTGACCAATCCGCGCAAGCTGGCGGCGTTCCCCGAGCGCGGCACGATGCAGCTGGCCGGCAGCTGGCTGCCCCTGATGCTGATGATGAGTATCTTTTGCATGAAATATGCGGTGGCGGTCAGCCTGGCGATCCATCCCGCTTACGCGCATGCGACAGGTTTTGTGCTGTTCGTGTGCGCCGCCTACGGCTGCTTCAGCGGTATCTTTTTGGGCGGCCTGCTGCGCACCCTGGCCGTGTATCGCCAGGCGCAGGGCCAGCCATGGCTGCGTCAGGATCCGGCGCCATCGGCCAAATGA
- a CDS encoding oxidative damage protection protein, whose product MARTIHCVKLNKEAEGLDFPPYPGELGKKIYESVSKEAWAAWLKHQTMLVNENRLNLADARARKYLATQMEKHFFGDGADAAMGYVPPTE is encoded by the coding sequence ATGGCCCGCACTATCCATTGCGTCAAACTCAACAAGGAAGCCGAAGGACTGGACTTCCCGCCGTACCCGGGCGAACTGGGCAAGAAAATTTACGAATCGGTGTCGAAAGAAGCCTGGGCCGCCTGGCTCAAGCACCAGACCATGCTGGTCAACGAGAACCGCTTGAACCTGGCCGACGCGCGCGCCCGCAAATACCTGGCCACGCAGATGGAAAAGCATTTCTTCGGCGATGGAGCCGATGCCGCCATGGGCTACGTGCCACCGACGGAATAA
- the kdsA gene encoding 3-deoxy-8-phosphooctulonate synthase — MVSVKVNDISVSNEGKFVLFGGINVLESRDLALRACEEYVRVTQKLGIPYIFKASFDKANRSSIHSYRGPGLEEGMRIFQDVKAAFGVPIITDVHEPWQAQQVAEVVDVLQLPAFLARQTDLVVALAKTGKVINIKKPQFLSPGQMANIVEKFKEAGNEQLILCDRGTCLGYDNLVVDMLGFGVMKQTCNDLPIIFDVTHALQQRDPGGAASGGRRQQVADLARAGLAVGIGGLFLEAHPDPDNARCDGPSALPLDKLEPFLTQLKALDDLVKSFPALNIN; from the coding sequence ATGGTCTCGGTCAAAGTCAACGATATCAGCGTCAGCAATGAAGGCAAGTTTGTGCTGTTTGGCGGCATCAACGTGCTCGAATCGCGCGATCTCGCCCTGCGCGCCTGCGAAGAATATGTGCGCGTCACGCAAAAACTGGGCATTCCCTATATTTTCAAGGCCAGCTTCGACAAGGCCAACCGCTCGTCGATCCACTCCTACCGTGGCCCGGGCCTGGAAGAGGGCATGCGCATTTTCCAGGACGTCAAGGCCGCGTTTGGCGTGCCCATCATTACCGACGTGCATGAACCATGGCAGGCCCAGCAGGTCGCCGAAGTGGTCGACGTATTGCAACTGCCCGCTTTTTTGGCGCGCCAGACCGACCTGGTGGTGGCCCTGGCCAAGACCGGCAAGGTGATCAATATCAAGAAGCCGCAATTCCTCAGTCCTGGCCAGATGGCCAATATTGTCGAAAAATTCAAGGAGGCGGGCAATGAACAGCTGATCCTGTGCGATCGCGGCACCTGCCTGGGCTACGACAACCTGGTGGTCGACATGCTGGGCTTTGGCGTGATGAAACAGACCTGCAACGATTTGCCCATCATTTTTGATGTCACCCACGCCTTGCAGCAGCGCGATCCCGGTGGCGCCGCCTCCGGTGGCCGCCGCCAGCAAGTGGCGGACCTGGCCCGCGCCGGCCTGGCCGTCGGCATCGGCGGCCTGTTCCTGGAAGCCCATCCGGACCCGGACAACGCGCGCTGCGATGGTCCCAGCGCCTTGCCGCTCGATAAACTGGAACCGTTCCTGACGCAATTGAAGGCGCTGGACGACCTGGTGAAATCCTTCCCTGCGCTGAATATCAATTAA